The nucleotide window ATCATCGTGAACTCGGGGTTGTGAAAGCGATCGATCCCCTCGTTGCGAAAGTCCTTGGAGATCTCGTACACCCCTTCGAAGCCACCCACGATGAGGCGTTTCAGGTAGAGCTCGTCCGCAATGCGCAGGTAAAGGTCGATGTCCAGCGCATTGTGATGGGTGATGAAGGGCCTGGCCGAAGCCCCACCGTAGATGGGCTGCAGAACCGGGGTCTCCACCTCAATATAGCCTTTTCCGTCGAGGAAGCGGCGCATGGCGCTGATGATCCGCGAGCGCTTGATGAAAACCTCGCGCACTCCGGGATTGACGACGAGGTCCACGTAGCGCTGACGATAGCGCAACTCCACGTCGGAGAACGGGTCATAGACTTCGCGCCTGCCGTTCACCACGCGCTCCTTGACCACCGGCAACGGACGCAGGTTCTTGGCCAGGAGCTCAATCTGCTGGGCCTTGACCGTGATTTCGCCGGTCCGCGTACGGAAGACCTCGCCCTCTACGCCGAGAAAATCGCCGATATCCAGCAAGCGGAAAAGCTCGTAGCGGTCTTCGCCGACCTCGTCCACGCGCACGTAGATCTGGATGCGGCCGGAGGCATCGGCGATGTGGGCGAAGCTGGCCTTGCCGTGCTCTCGCTTGGACATCATCCGGCCCGCCACGCGGACCTGCCGCCCCTCCAGCTGCTCGAACTGATCCAGGATCTCCCGGGCGCGGTGGCTGCGCCGGAAGGCATAGGGATACGGATTGATCCCCATCTGCCGCAAGCGGGAGAGTTTCTCCCGCCGGATCCGCATGAGCTCG belongs to candidate division KSB1 bacterium and includes:
- the lysS gene encoding lysine--tRNA ligase, yielding MAVPASVRAEYEQELNELMRIRREKLSRLRQMGINPYPYAFRRSHRAREILDQFEQLEGRQVRVAGRMMSKREHGKASFAHIADASGRIQIYVRVDEVGEDRYELFRLLDIGDFLGVEGEVFRTRTGEITVKAQQIELLAKNLRPLPVVKERVVNGRREVYDPFSDVELRYRQRYVDLVVNPGVREVFIKRSRIISAMRRFLDGKGYIEVETPVLQPIYGGASARPFITHHNALDIDLYLRIADELYLKRLIVGGFEGVYEISKDFRNEGIDRFHNPEFTMMELYVAYEDYNFMMDLVEEMIPYIAEEVLGTLEIEYQGQRIRLNPPWARKRYFEAIQEVTGYWLKGKSEEEVRQAARDLGLEIEEWWDKGKLLDEIFKEKVEPTLIQPTFVIDYPLELSPLAKRHRDDPELVERFEPFVAGHEIGNAFSELNDPLDQRERFERQMELRERGDEEAHVLDEDFLRALEYGMPPTAGLGIGVDRLVMLLTNQPSIRDVIFFPQMRPEKP